One stretch of Streptomyces sp. A2-16 DNA includes these proteins:
- a CDS encoding GNAT family N-acetyltransferase: MITLGLSDRAGRRVVLHEVDDANWRAVADIAPLDEQRRYVPALAARYLLLSSREGIWHSMAVCADDTVVGHIMWGRDDDGSHWLGGMVIDGPEQGNGVGRAAVRTLMEWLAQREDCRELRLSYHPDNTVAAKLYASLGFQPTAALSGDEVVASLSVLDGHPKHLNSPSP, from the coding sequence GTGATCACCCTTGGGCTTTCCGACAGAGCGGGCCGACGTGTTGTCCTGCATGAAGTAGATGACGCGAACTGGCGTGCCGTCGCGGACATCGCTCCGCTGGACGAGCAGCGCCGCTACGTGCCCGCGTTGGCGGCGCGCTACCTGCTTCTGTCGTCGCGGGAAGGCATCTGGCACTCGATGGCGGTCTGCGCCGATGACACGGTGGTGGGTCACATCATGTGGGGTCGTGACGACGACGGCTCACACTGGCTCGGGGGCATGGTGATCGATGGCCCCGAGCAAGGCAACGGGGTCGGGCGAGCGGCGGTACGAACCCTCATGGAGTGGCTGGCCCAACGTGAGGACTGCCGAGAACTTCGTCTCTCCTATCACCCGGACAACACCGTGGCCGCGAAGCTCTATGCATCCCTGGGCTTCCAGCCGACGGCAGCTCTTTCCGGTGACGAGGTCGTTGCCAGTCTGTCCGTGCTCGACGGCCACCCGAAGCACCTGAACTCCCCGTCCCCGTGA
- a CDS encoding aldo/keto reductase gives MKTFTLPGTDMVVPNVVLGLMRIQDMSDEAVRTLVNTARDTGITFLDHADVYGTDDHGCERRFAEAMKLSSSEREQFVIQSKAGIVKDGPYFDFSHDHIVESVNGSLKALGTDYLDILLLHRPDALVEPEEVARAFDELSAAGKVRAFGVSNQTPRQLDLLRKYVTQPIVANQLQLSITHAPMIAQGVAANMQGLDQSVVRDDGIVDYCRLHDITIQAWSPFQAGFFDGPFLGSERFPELNAVIDRLSDKYGVPAEAIAVAWITRHPAQMQVVLGTTTPERVTAAALGSDIPLTRSEWYELFRAAGYTVP, from the coding sequence ATGAAGACCTTCACCCTGCCCGGCACCGACATGGTGGTACCCAACGTCGTCCTTGGACTGATGCGCATCCAGGACATGTCCGACGAGGCGGTGCGCACGCTCGTGAACACCGCACGTGACACCGGCATCACGTTCCTCGACCACGCCGACGTCTACGGCACGGACGACCACGGTTGCGAGCGTCGGTTCGCTGAAGCCATGAAACTCAGCTCGTCGGAGCGTGAGCAGTTCGTCATTCAGTCGAAGGCCGGCATCGTCAAGGACGGGCCGTACTTCGACTTCTCTCACGACCACATCGTCGAGTCCGTGAACGGTTCGCTCAAGGCTCTGGGCACGGACTATCTCGACATCCTGCTGCTGCACCGGCCCGACGCCCTCGTCGAGCCGGAGGAGGTGGCCCGCGCCTTCGACGAGCTGTCGGCGGCAGGCAAGGTACGTGCCTTCGGTGTCTCCAACCAGACCCCCCGACAGCTCGACCTGCTGCGCAAGTACGTGACTCAGCCGATCGTGGCGAACCAGCTGCAGCTGTCGATCACTCACGCCCCGATGATCGCGCAGGGCGTCGCCGCGAACATGCAGGGCCTGGATCAGTCGGTCGTACGTGACGACGGAATCGTCGACTACTGCCGCCTGCACGACATCACCATTCAGGCGTGGTCGCCTTTCCAGGCCGGATTCTTCGACGGCCCGTTCCTCGGTTCCGAACGCTTCCCCGAGCTGAACGCAGTGATCGACCGGCTGAGCGACAAATACGGCGTGCCTGCCGAGGCGATCGCGGTTGCCTGGATCACCCGTCATCCCGCGCAGATGCAGGTCGTGCTCGGCACGACCACGCCAGAACGCGTCACGGCCGCCGCACTCGGTTCCGACATCCCGCTCACCCGATCCGAGTGGTACGAACTGTTCCGCGCCGCCGGATACACAGTGCCCTAA
- a CDS encoding N-acetyltransferase: protein MSWLPDDFVHPDLVPLPGSGHHLRPIRESDTPLDYPAVMGSRERLWTVFGPAWGWPAATMTYEADQADLLRHEKEIAAHQSFNYALFDAAETALLGCVYIDPPERVGADGEISWWVVDELVGSEVEQALDELVPRWIAADWPFEKPRFLGREISWSEWLALPEHGDA from the coding sequence ATGAGCTGGCTCCCCGATGATTTCGTCCATCCCGACCTGGTACCGCTGCCTGGCAGTGGTCATCACCTGCGGCCGATCCGGGAGTCGGACACCCCGCTCGACTATCCGGCTGTGATGGGTTCGCGCGAGCGGCTGTGGACCGTCTTCGGCCCAGCCTGGGGCTGGCCCGCGGCCACGATGACCTACGAGGCCGACCAGGCTGATCTATTGCGGCACGAGAAGGAGATCGCCGCGCACCAGTCCTTCAACTACGCGCTGTTCGACGCGGCGGAGACAGCCCTGCTCGGCTGCGTCTACATCGACCCACCGGAGAGGGTCGGCGCGGACGGCGAGATCTCCTGGTGGGTGGTGGACGAACTGGTGGGCAGCGAGGTCGAGCAGGCCCTCGATGAGCTGGTGCCGCGGTGGATCGCCGCCGACTGGCCGTTCGAGAAGCCGCGCTTCCTCGGCCGCGAGATCTCCTGGTCGGAGTGGCTTGCTCTGCCGGAGCACGGCGACGCGTAA
- a CDS encoding HEAT repeat domain-containing protein produces MTAGHQIAFFLRELETGDTWRRAAAAKGLGKLGAAEHAAVLVRAAADPAPEVREGAAVGLGRLGVSTAMAETLSALMDDDDPWVRRKASLASLRLGLRDREVVHAYGRLLGDPDHHLRINALDALRELGVPGDGPALVRLMGDPVPGVQGRAHAMVWEFRQAPDIEAEVVRTAQWGEEDAPVRALWMLPDQHVDRLLPSLLRDLTGDPSPEVRCALVFRLKRVDRREVQDALFAALEAERDPNVVSQFLFLLGRSGDERLLGPASRWLNDERAGPSAAAALGSVGNKAATRLLRALLTDRTTAAPTLRAAAMAYGEMGRWDAVWLLLPLLDHAAPNVYEGAVRGLDAMAGTGFRPWERGAVARALVAGLDANRTLVGVAERVLAGLAEALPGLRELVDRTTSPMVRAAALSLLDPHNATDAGTPHDLPLFVRHLDDDDWGVRQAAMAGIAHWVEETGTLPPGEEQLRDRLAALESAPFASVREAAAETLRALDGCRSS; encoded by the coding sequence ATGACGGCGGGGCATCAGATCGCCTTCTTCCTGAGGGAGTTGGAAACGGGCGACACCTGGAGACGTGCAGCGGCGGCAAAAGGGCTCGGCAAACTGGGAGCCGCCGAGCACGCCGCAGTGCTCGTCCGGGCGGCCGCCGACCCCGCGCCTGAGGTGCGGGAAGGGGCGGCGGTGGGCCTGGGCAGGCTGGGGGTCTCCACGGCCATGGCGGAGACCCTGTCCGCGCTGATGGACGACGACGATCCGTGGGTGCGCAGGAAAGCCTCGCTGGCGTCTCTCCGGCTCGGGCTGCGCGATCGCGAGGTCGTGCACGCCTATGGACGACTGCTCGGCGATCCGGACCATCACCTGCGCATCAACGCGTTGGATGCGTTGCGGGAGCTGGGCGTGCCCGGTGACGGTCCCGCGCTCGTGCGGCTGATGGGTGATCCGGTACCTGGCGTCCAGGGCCGGGCGCACGCCATGGTCTGGGAGTTCAGGCAAGCCCCGGACATCGAGGCGGAGGTGGTCCGGACGGCCCAGTGGGGGGAGGAAGATGCCCCCGTGCGCGCCCTGTGGATGCTGCCGGACCAGCACGTCGACCGGCTGCTGCCGTCACTGCTGAGAGATCTGACCGGCGACCCCTCTCCCGAGGTGCGCTGCGCCTTGGTTTTCCGACTGAAGCGCGTGGACCGCCGAGAAGTGCAGGACGCGCTGTTCGCCGCTCTGGAGGCGGAGAGGGACCCGAACGTGGTGTCACAATTCCTGTTCCTGCTCGGGCGATCCGGTGACGAACGGCTGCTCGGTCCGGCCTCGCGCTGGCTGAACGACGAAAGGGCGGGACCGTCGGCCGCCGCTGCGCTGGGGTCCGTCGGCAACAAGGCGGCCACGAGGCTCCTGCGGGCTCTGCTCACCGATCGGACAACGGCCGCCCCTACGCTCAGGGCAGCAGCAATGGCCTACGGCGAGATGGGGAGATGGGACGCCGTGTGGCTGCTGCTGCCCCTGCTGGACCATGCCGCGCCCAACGTATACGAAGGTGCCGTGCGCGGCCTGGACGCCATGGCGGGCACCGGGTTCCGGCCGTGGGAACGCGGGGCGGTCGCCCGGGCGCTGGTGGCCGGTCTCGACGCCAACAGGACCCTGGTCGGGGTGGCGGAAAGAGTCCTGGCAGGCCTGGCGGAAGCCCTGCCGGGTCTGCGGGAACTGGTGGACCGGACCACCTCCCCCATGGTCCGAGCCGCCGCGCTCTCGCTCCTGGACCCGCACAACGCGACGGACGCCGGCACCCCGCACGATCTGCCGCTCTTCGTGAGGCACTTGGACGACGACGATTGGGGGGTGCGCCAGGCCGCCATGGCGGGGATCGCCCACTGGGTGGAGGAGACGGGCACGCTTCCCCCAGGCGAGGAGCAGCTGCGTGACCGGCTCGCCGCCCTGGAATCGGCCCCATTCGCTTCCGTTCGCGAAGCGGCGGCCGAGACGCTGCGGGCCCTGGACGGTTGCCGGAGCAGCTGA
- a CDS encoding DUF4132 domain-containing protein has product MGWLSAGDGYEVALVDGRVAARATSGRAAGRQLKSLPRALRDHPEVDRLRRFAEWLDRHATACVAQVDSWMVSSLPVPTGLLARVWPDEAWQSALRDLAVVGDDPEEVGFLRGATEDGELRVVNLDGETVRLSPRTVTLPHPVLLPDLDDIREFAAELGIVQRVEQIHRATWQRPDDLDPKAREIREFAGGSFRSRFALAARASSLGYRVSGGYSTARVRDGGATVEASVWIGEPYWEDTVETGGLTWQDDNGRALPLREVGPVAWSEGMRMAAALYAGRTIEEGKSA; this is encoded by the coding sequence GTGGGTTGGCTCTCGGCGGGTGACGGGTACGAAGTCGCCCTGGTGGACGGGCGGGTGGCGGCGCGTGCCACCTCGGGCCGGGCAGCGGGGCGGCAGCTGAAATCACTGCCGCGCGCGCTGCGCGACCATCCTGAGGTGGACCGGCTGCGGCGGTTCGCCGAATGGCTGGATCGGCATGCCACGGCGTGCGTCGCTCAGGTCGACTCCTGGATGGTGTCGTCGCTTCCCGTCCCCACCGGTCTGCTGGCCCGGGTGTGGCCGGACGAGGCCTGGCAGTCGGCGCTGCGCGACCTCGCCGTGGTGGGCGACGACCCCGAGGAGGTCGGTTTCCTGCGCGGGGCCACCGAGGACGGCGAACTGCGCGTGGTGAACCTGGACGGCGAGACCGTACGGCTGTCCCCGCGCACGGTCACGCTGCCGCACCCGGTGCTGCTGCCGGACCTCGACGACATCCGCGAGTTCGCGGCGGAGCTGGGCATCGTGCAGCGCGTGGAGCAGATCCACCGGGCGACCTGGCAGCGACCTGACGACCTCGACCCGAAGGCCAGGGAGATACGGGAGTTCGCCGGAGGTTCCTTCCGTTCCCGCTTCGCCCTGGCCGCGCGGGCCAGTTCGCTCGGCTACCGCGTCTCGGGGGGCTATTCCACGGCCAGGGTCCGCGACGGCGGCGCCACCGTGGAAGCCAGCGTGTGGATCGGCGAGCCGTACTGGGAGGACACCGTGGAGACCGGCGGCCTCACCTGGCAGGACGACAACGGCCGCGCCCTGCCGCTGCGGGAGGTCGGCCCGGTGGCCTGGTCGGAGGGGATGCGGATGGCCGCGGCGCTGTACGCCGGGCGCACGATCGAGGAAGGCAAGAGCGCATGA